In Aedes albopictus strain Foshan chromosome 3, AalbF5, whole genome shotgun sequence, the genomic window tttctttagaaattcctccaggaatttctcaggggatttttacaaaaatatctCCCAGAGTTTCTCTTGAGTttacctcagaaattcatccagtaattgcatcaagaatttctccaaagattcctccaggaatttcttcaaggattcctgcagcaattctcaaaggaaaacctccaggtattcctccagaatttaattcaggaatttctccaggaactcctccaggatattctcctggaattaccccaagaatcttttcatgaattcgtccagtaaactcctggacatccttcagaaatcatgtcagaaatttctccaggattttttttcagaaattcttccagaacattctccagaaatacattcagtaatttttcatggattcctccaggcatttttaaaggaatttctcctaagattccttaaTGAAtcgcttcagggtttcctccaggggtttctccaggaaatccttcagaaattcctccaaggattcttccagtaaatcctctagaagtttcttcagaaattcttccgggaaaatctccagaaataccttcagtaatttttcaaggattcctccaggaatttctgtagaaattcctccaggaataccacgggaatacctctaggaattcttccaggcattcctccaggattttatccaggaatttctccagacaattcctctagggatttctccatgcatttctccagaaatttctcctgagattccatcacgaatcccttcatgaatttctccagggattttcgcatagattcctccaggaaatccttcgaagattcctccaggaaatcctccaaaagtttctccaaggattcttccaggaaatcccctaagggtttctttagaaattcttccaggaggagaacttcctggaataccttcagcaatttttcagggattcccccagatattcctccagggatttctttacaagtttcttcaaggattcccgctgggatttcttcagaattccatcgaggatttctccaggaattcctccagaaaattcggtccaggagtttcttaagggattttcagATATGGAAatcacccagaatttctctggagattcctctagtaatttatccagtaattcttccgaaaatttctctagagattcctccagcaattctcacaggaatacctttaggaattccttcatgcattcctccaggattttatccagagattcctgcaggaaataccccaggattttttttcaggaattcctccaggaaattctctaggaatttctcctggacatccttcacaaattatgtcagcaattgggttgtttagtgaattaaatattgccattttctttagcctaatcgaaagagttcatttttctgagcataaggtgatttttttgcgtctcgattcatttgttttgatggttgaatgaacaaaacagttttaattttcgtggatagaatgacagttcaatcgataaagtgacagttcgccccgaacaaaaaattttccccatacaaacttcaaatgcattttaaaaatagtttgcgggcaccaaaaatgatgaaattttggatttcgactaatttttggacggagattccgattatgcagcAATCTGgttacccctaaagaacccaattcctccaagaatttctttagaaaatccttaagagatttcttcagagattattccacgaaattctccaggaataccatcgggatttttttgcagggattcctccaggcattcctccgggaattcattcagagattcgcccaggaattgctttaagggttcctccagggaatcctccagaaatttctccaagggttcttccaggaaatcctcctagaatttctcaagggacattttcagaaatttctccagcaatttctccaagaattcattcaagaaatttctccaggatttcatgtagggtcttattcaagaattcttcctagaattacatcaggaatttgttcagaagtttttcctggattccctctagagattttctcaggaatttgcttcagggatttctccaagaactcccccaaggattccttctgaaatttctccatgatttcctctaggaattctaggaagattgcttctgttttttttctagggatttctcccagagttcctcgaggaatttctccagaactttctccaaggaatcctccagaaatttatctaggatttcttctagaatttcctcatgagatctcttcagatatttctctaggtattcgtcccacaatttatacaggaattcctccaggtatattctcagaaatttctccatggattccttcgggaattcctcgagagattctacagggcttccttcaggaattcatacaggaaccaggaaattctagtcctaaaaattcttaatcttccagaaattgctcaccgctaccagcaccacgttgatttatgtagatcaggcgagttttttcacttattgtacaaaatacaacagcgtgactgctgaaggatcAAATAacacttttagaatataatgttattatattcaatttcatcttaTTGCGTATAGGTATGGAAGCTAGTACAGGCACAAATTTGCTTGCCCCTCCCTGACCAAAAAGCTGGCTATGCCCTTGTGGTCAATATGTATGAATTATACTTACTTAGAGACCCATAGTACCTAGAGAACTGTTCTCTTTTTGTATTTCTATAATCTCAGCATAAAGCAAAATAGAGTTACAGTCAAGTGTCCTCATAGACGCTGACATCAACTCTAATTAATCAATGGTCTGGGTTCCTGTGATGAAACTCTGGTGATGATCgtttttttattgaattggcttctttagcgatgttgagattataccatattctaaatctgcatgcaaaactgagccaaaatccaaattttcatgaatttgaaaaggtgctctttcgtataaaatcaaaaaaatcgatacatttttcttaatttaacaaCCCAATTAGGAAATCTGCATtcagatacccgagaggtgggtcctcggGTAATTTGGGGATCGACACACTAAAACATCATTCTCTCGTTTTTCTTAACTTTGTGGTACGCCCGTTAGCATTGGCGAAGCCAGCATTTTCGCTTTTCATAGTTATTCTCCTAAACATACACCAGGAAGAGAAAGATGGTAGAGGAGTTCACTTGCCTCCTCTTCCATTCTGCTTTTTCTCTTGCATGTTTAGCTGGCTCCAGTGCCGGATTTGGGGGAGGGGGCGGTCAGGGGAGCCAGGGCCccaggcccccacattttaggggcccccactgTAGTATCGGGGATTCCCGGGACAGTGAATAACAACACGTCTAGGTCATTCGGTCTCTCAAACACTTCTGCTCTTTATTCGTCTATTCTTGTACTGCCACAGCTCTTAGAGTTAGACATCAAAACCGGCAAACATTAAATAGGGGTTACATATAAGCGTTACGATACTACATCACTTTTCtctttttattatattttaactTGTTAATCAAAATCAAACTTTACACATAGTCTCGCAAATATCCTGGTTGCCGCGTTGGTCGTTTTGATCTGGATTCTGTTTCGGGTAAATCAACAGCACTTCGTTTTGTAGCTCCGCTCCCTTGAAGATTCGACGGGTTGACGCACGTACCTCCAGGCTCGCCTTCACCAATAACTCGTTGCAAATGAGAAACATGTCTCCGATATGCTGTACCCGTGTCTTCTGATGCCACTACTACATCTCCTCCTTTCCTTTTGATGACATCATAGACCACGGGCTCGAACGTCGTAGCTAATTTGTTAGGTTTCGTCATCCGTTTGACAAGTACCTTGTCGCCTTCTGTGATAGAGTTTGGTTTGGCATTTCGTCGTTCATCGGCATATAGTTTTCCCTTCTCCTTTTTTTCTCTGTCCCTGTCGGCCGTTTCTTCGTCGATTTCTTTTGGCTGGTTAATAGAAGGAACCTTATCGCGAATATTGTAGCCAAACAGCATCTCCGATGGAGTTTTTCCCGTCGTCGAGTGTGGGGAGGATCTGTACATGAGCAAATATTTGTTAAGTTCACTTACCCAGTCTGTGTTTGTGGCTTGACTGATGGAGAGTCTCTTCAATATCGACCTATTTTGCCGCTCCACCTCGCCGTTTTGCTGCGGCCAATAGGGCGTAGTGCTTATCAACTTGATGTTACTAGATTCACAATAGTTCCGAAACTCCTCGCTGGTAAATTGCGGGCCATTATCAGCAGTAACTGTAACCGGAAGTCCGAATCGAGCGAAAATTGTCGACAAGCGCTTAATTGTTTCAGTGGAGTCTGTTTTCTTCATTATTTCAACTTCGATATATCGACTGAAGTAGTCGACTACCACGAACAGATAATGTCCGGATGGGAGTGGCCCAAGAAAATCGATAGCAACATGTTGCCAAGGTTGCGATGGTAACTCTTTTCGCTTCATAGGCTCTGGTGGTGCAGGCGCTGCCACTAATGCGCATCCACGACAGCCTTTGACATACTTCTCGACTTGAGTGTCCAATTTTGGCCACCACACCTTAGCACGCAGTCGCTGTTTCATTATCGTCATTCCCGGGTGGCCCTCGTGAGCCAAATCTAGGGTCCGCGCTCTCAGGTTCTCAGGGATGACCATTCTAGTTCCACGGAGCAAAATTTTCCCAGCAAAGCATAGCTCAGAACAGAAAAGCTTGAACGGAGTAGCAGCTTCACACCATTCTCCCTGTTGCAAACCAATTCCGACTGCTTTAATTGCTTCATCACGTTCAGATTCCTGTTCAATTTCCGTCAACTTCAGCGCGACTGGAGCAGCGTTAATCGCAACCCAATTCACGTAATGTTCCGTATATTCTTCGAATGGCTTTCCGCTCTGCTCTGAGGTAACTGCCAGTCGCGATAGAGGATCCGCAATGTTCGATTTTCCGGGGCGGTAGATGACTCTTCCCTTGTATGTCAGCAATCGAACCACCCACCTTTCTATCCGCGCACATGGTTTCGATTTCGGCCCAAAAATTGCCTCCAAAGGTTTGTGGTCGGTAATCAAATCAAAAGAACGACCGAACAGATAATAATGGAACCGTTCAACGGCCCAGACAAGCGCTAACGCTTCCTTTTCTATCTGTGCATACCGTTTCTCTACATCCGTCAAACTCCTACTCGCATACGAAATTATTCTGGGACCTTTGTCGTTGATTTGAATAAGCACGGCCCCTAACCCAACAGGGCTAGCATCCGCAATCAGCTGTGTACGATCATCCCCATCAAAGTAGCCCAACGTGCACGGATTCATCAAATGCCGCTTGAGTTCTTCGAATGCTGTTTGATGTTCTCGATTCCATACGAATTTGCTCTGATGTCTAGTTAACTGTCGAAGAGGCTCCGTTAGGGTGGCCAGGTTTGGGATGAATTTCCCAACGTAATTTACTAGGCCCAAAAAACTTCTGGTTTCCTCGGCAGTTTTTGGCTCACGAAAATTTTTAATCGACTCCAATTTGTCAGAGTCCGGTGTAATTCCGTTGTCTGACAAAAAATGTCCCAAAAATTTAAGCTCGGTTACACCGTAAACGCATTTGCTATTATTCAGCAAAACGTTCATATCACTCATCCTACGAAGAACCATTTGCAACCGTGCATCGTGTTCCTCTTGGTCTGCCCCGAACACTATAACGTCGTCAATGAAATTAACGCAGCCTTCGCACCCACATAGAATCTGTTCCATAATTTTCTGGAACAACTCAGGGGCGCAGTTGATTCCAAACATCAACCTGGTGTATCTGTACAGCCCTCGACGCGTGATAAAAGTTGTTATCTCTCGGGACTTCTGCGATATTTCGACCTAAAAATAAAACTCATACTTTTATGCTTCAGCTAAAGTCTTTTTATGTTCTAGTTAACTAAATAAATTGACAATGGTTATTAAAATAATAATGAAAGTAATAATCCAAAACTTGAGGGCCGTTAGAGGCTCATTTAACAAAAGTATTGACTGTTCCGTCAAAAGTTCAATGAAAACACTGTCAATTCGAATTACTGGTAAGAAAAACAACAATTAGCCCACCTGGTGGAATGCGTTCTTGACATCCAGTCTGGAAAACACTTTCGCTTTTGCCAGGTGTGGCAAAAAATCTTCAATGGTTGGTAATGGATGGTTCTCCCTCGCAACAGCCTCATTGGCCCGACGCATATCGACACATATGCGTACGTCGTCACCTTTGGGCACCACGACCATCGGAGACACCCATTTAGATGGTTCGTTAACCTTCTCGATGACGCCTTGGGCCAACAGCTCATCAATTTTTCGATCAACCAGGTTTTCTAGTGCCACTGGTATGCGCCGGTACGGCTGAATAACCGGCGTGACCTCTGGATTGATTGGGATATCAACAATCATATCTTTGATGGTACCCAGATGAGATGACGGTGGTTCGTTGATGTTTGATGGACGTTCAACTGTAGTGGATGGTTGATTTTCAGCAGTTGCTGGTGGTCCCGCATCAACCTTGTTGACAGATGTGCTAATCTTCAAGACTCCCATCTCTGTAGCAGTATCTCGACCAATCAAAATCTTTCCGCTCCCCTGCACAACGTAAAATTCAGCCGGCCTGCTGTGATCACCGAGTTGTACGATCGCTGTAAATGCACCGATAACTGGTAACTCGTTGCCGCCATAGGCCTTGAATACCTTTGACACCTCTTTTGTTTGCCCGGAGACCATCACTTTCCTTGATTTCAACGATGCCCAAACTGATTCACTCAGTAAATTGTACTTCGATCCGGAATCAATTACTACTGATGTCAATACACCGCCAATTACACATTGCAATTCACCATTACCGTCAGGTGTCGTAACGTTGAATACGTATTCCGTCTCTGCTTCGACAATATGCTTGACGGTGCTTAAATCTTTGCTTCCAGGCTTACGGGAATCGTTGTCAATCCTTTCTTGTCGACCAAGATCACGCTTTGCACTCGATTCCGCCGGGTACTTACGTTTACGACACTTCTTTGCAAAGTGATCACGGCCGCCACACTTATTGCAGGATTTTCCTCTTGCTGGGCACTTGTCGTCTCTTGCCATGTGTCCAAAATATCCACACCGGTGACACTCCACACGCATTGGTTCGGCAAAACGATTCCTTTTGGCGAATGTGTTTACTTCAATTTTGTTCACTTCACTAGCGGGAGGCTTCTGTTCAATGCCGCTGAAGGACTTCTCCTGTTGCGCCACAGTTTCAAAAATCTTCGCAACCTGCAGCACTTCCTCTAGAGTCGCATCGCCCCGCTTCAGCAATTCTCTCCGCAAGTTGGTCGATTGGCAAGTTTGAATTATTTGGTCCTTCACGTTTTCTTCAACCTTCTCGCCGAACCCGCATCTTTCCGCTTGGATTCGTAGCCTGACCGTGAAAGCATCGATAGACTCACCAGCTTTTTGCTTCATTTGACGAAGCAGGTGTCTTTCGTACGTCGCGTTCTCTTTCGGGAGGAAAAACGCATTCAATTTCGATGTGGCCTCTTCATAACTCGTCATGTTCGGCGTATATTGCTCAATATTTACAAGCGGCCCTCGCATGTCACTATCCGGCAAATCAGGCAACGTCTCGAACAGCTGCTGTACGCTTGGCCCGGCATAATGCAGCAACAAATCCCGCTTCCAGTCATCATCAGTTATTCTGCTCGCCCGGATCATTGTTTCAAATGACCTCAGCCATTTACACCACTCGATTCCGACGTCGTCAGTATGCGATGCGTATTCGAATGCTTGCATCTGCAAACCCAGCGTTCGAATCACATCTGCAACAACAAGAAAGTCACCCATTAGAACGCTTCTTCGATGCCTCGAGCAAAATGAAAGATCTCAAATTTGGCTGCATTAACTCCCTTGTATATTTTCATTTAACTTACACCATAATATTCAATTAATCACATTCAACGCTGTCACCTGAACGACGAAAAATTTACAAATTCAAACGCGTTTCACGATTTAATTTTAGTTTTCTAGGGAACTAGCAATTTGTATTTTGTAAACCGCGATTCAAACACTTTTCAAAACAAATTGTGTTCAACTAATAATGCACTCTGAGTTCAGTGACAGTTCCCAATATTGCGTTCATCTAATAATGCATACTCACTTCAGTGACAGCTCTCGATATTGCGTTCTTCTAATAATGGTCACCAATTTTCACTCCGAcaatattttttcttgtttttttttttttcaaccggtTCGTAACGTCTGTATCATTCTTCTCCTTTTTCCATCCGCTTTTTTTCCAGCTCTAATACAGAATAGAATCGGTCTTTTTCTACCGCATTGTAGCGTCTGATCtgcatccgaaaaaaaatcttcgtgTTCCACCTCACAATAGAATCAGTCTATCTTTCTCTGCCGCATTAAAGCGTCTGAtctatttccaaaaaataaacTTCCTGCTCTACCGCAGAATAGAATCAGCCATTTTATTCCGCATTGAAGCGACTGATCTATTTCAAATACTGTACCTGCTCTACCGCAGAATGACGTCAGACATTTCAGCTTTCCGCATTTAAGCGACTGACCcattacttttaatgattttttttctttggtgGTTTGATATTTTATACTTACCCAACGAATGCTCCATTTTACCTCGAAGCCAATGTAGTATCGGGGATTCCCGGGACAGTGAATAACAACACGTCTAGGTCATTCGGTCTCTCAAACACTTCTGCTCTTTATTCGTCTATTCTTGTACTGCCACAGCTCTTAGAGTTAGACATCAAAACCGGCAAACATTAAATAGGGGTTACATATAAGCGTTACGATACTacacccacattttaggggcccccacaaaataccacttcaagaaaaaaatgtgaagcatgaaaaaaataatagtgcaagaaacttctcttgatttgtttttttgtcATTAAAACTTCaaattacagtcaggtttttttttacgcgggggatacgtaccgcgtaaaaaaaaaactcagttcaaaattcgaaaaaccgcgtaaaaaaagtctcaccatttctcgacgaatcatgcaaaaataagacgatgaaattttttttttttgtatggagttttttttacgctGTTACCGTTGAGAAACGCTAACTATGTTTATTAGTTCTTAAGAATAAATTTGTTAGTATTTGTTGATATAGTTAGAGTAAATTGTTAGTAAATTGATATTCTATTATGTGCTTTTTGTTAGTAAATTATATTGTATGTTAGTAAATGTTATAGAAGGATAATGAataaaatcagaacaaaatttgttaacacaCAATCACCTTACACTGAACAGACCTAACACAACACATACACCAAATGAGCCAAAAAGGGGAAAAGGGTTGCCATGACACCATCCATGCCAAAAAGAGAAATATAAAGGGGAAAGGGGGAAAAGGCAAGAGGGACAGGCTACTGGGTCGAATTGAGCTAAGAGCAAACTCTTTCCGTTCTGACCTCTCGAGGACCCATTATTATAGGCCTATTCAGCCTGGTAGTGGCCACCCGTGGTCCGTGACCGCCTGTGAGGCATCCCGTCCGCCATCTAGGAGGCCCGAACAACGCCCTTCCGTTCGGTTAGTGGCCCTCCCGGACAGCCCGAAGTTCCGTCTGGCGTTGAGGACCCTCCGACGCCCTGAAAGCCCCGTGAACGCCCGAAGTCCTCGGCATTCCCCGTTGAGACCCCTGGACATCAGCCACCACGCCACCCCGGTGGTCAGATCAAGCGCGAAGGTTGTGCCGCGCACCCCGTGATCCCGTCCAAGCCCGTTGGTCCACCGAACGCCCAGGGTACCCGCAGGAAACCACCCCAGTGCTCCACTTCCGGCCGGCCGCAACGTTCCACACAACACACCGACACTCCACACACACAGTAAGTttgaaaaaattaaagaaatagttaaaaatcaaaatagtgttttacttgggttcttgaccagcgaaacgtgccgaccctaagagtctcgCTCGCTAGGCGTGGTCCTTCCGACCCGCCAAGTAACAACGCGGCCGCGTAattgaaaaccgcgtaaaaaaagacctgactgtactatCTACTGGCAAGATGTATGTAATATGTTGTGATTCTTTCGAGAAAGGCTGCAATTATTTGTCTATATATTTATGAAATAATGAGCTTTGCTTCCAAATCTTATCATTTCTTTTTTGTGCAATTGCTTAAACAAATTACCGgacattttgaagaaaatcttcgaCTGAATTCAAAAGAATGCCTGCTATATTTGTTTGCTATTTCTCTgtcttgaaattttggaaatatctTAAACAATTTATCATAGAGTTGAAGTTAaggattttttctcaaaattgaaAAGTTTTTTGTTTGTGTACTCTAGAGTTTGATTTTACTTAGACAGCTTTCGACTGACTCAAATTAGAGGACACCAACCACTGTTGAAACTTTTTTAGAGAAAATCTAGTATGAATTTTCGAAGAGTTTCTGATTATTTTCAAGAGTTTTAGAATGCATTTTTAAGTTGAGAGATTTGCTGAATcattaatgttttttttagatttttttgggcACAAACATATCCTCTAaaaaagggcccccacaacactgtggccccgggcccccacatttgtaaatccggccctggctgGCTCCATCAATGCCTTCGAGAAGGGGGGAGTGCAGTACATATATGGAGTACTCTCTCTTGGTAAACTATCCACCAGCACCAGCTTCCGCCTTAAGTTGTCTTCTCTCTCCCTGGAGGATTGAATCGTGATTAGTACTATAGACTATAggctacccgttgaactcaaactCCTGGAAGGGGAGGGCGCCAACTCAACCTACTGGTGGTTGGCCCGTAATTTTTGTCtttagttcaagtacgattcgggacACCGTGGAAGTTACGGAATCCCGCTTGTCCGCTCCCGTACACATCTTTTCAACAatgctcgagactattgccgagataTTTGACATTATCGTCGGCAATACCATAACCACCATGCCTGCACCATTTTTTGCAGGCATAGTCCACGTGGCTATCGAATTTCATCTTGTCATCGATTATGACCCCagccccaattgcttcagtgggCGCTTGAAATTGATCGTGCACTCgcctttttttttgttctaaGCCATAGGGGGgagatctgctcaacagacacccgaacaggaaggttcgggtagtgtggggttaaagcCGTCTTCAACAACAAAAggaaaagccaggactactctctcctcgacccactacacacattcctatggtcgccaaaccatcCAAGCGTCTCtccagaaccaccaagaaggcactgcttcagagaggggctagtgcacatcgcaccctcaaggttagctgcgtagcctgcagcaacgaacatctatGGAGAGTTTGTCAAGATAGCATCTGGCGCTAATCCAATTtctcgagtggtcctcaccactccctttgtccttggaaggcgggcagggtcaaccccacacccgtgcccaactgttttgcaggcatCATGAACTGATGCCTACAGCGAGCAGGATCTGAGgaggagcgaaacgaacggcgggtggtattcgccgctgcaaaagccgcgctgaagacctagATTATGACTAGCAAAAATGCCTGCTTTGAGGCACttagtctctgtcagagtgccaatgcgaatccgtggggtgatgcctacattgTGAtcatgatggccaagacgagaggtgtaatagaAGCCATCTCCAGAGAAGTTGAAGGGGATCATCGAGAGGCTTTTCCTCGTCATGATCctaggcctcctttcgtaggacagccggggactggggctggcgatgaggagagggtcaccgatgtggaacttgcgtaGGCGTATAggaaaggccccaggtccggacggagttccgaacctgtgTTACGTTTTAGTATATTCTGTTGTAAATTGGCACAATTACATTCATAATCAGTTAAACTAGCCACACTCGGAGGAAAA contains:
- the LOC109425569 gene encoding uncharacterized protein K02A2.6-like isoform X3, with product MQAFEYASHTDDVGIEWCKWLRSFETMIRASRITDDDWKRDLLLHYAGPSVQQLFETLPDLPDSDMRGPLVNIEQYTPNMTSYEEATSKLNAFFLPKENATYERHLLRQMKQKAGESIDAFTVRLRIQAERCGFGEKVEENVKDQIIQTCQSTNLRRELLKRGDATLEEVLQVAKIFETVAQQEKSFSGIEQKPPASEVNKIEVNTFAKRNRFAEPMRVECHRCGYFGHMARDDKCPARGKSCNKCGGRDHFAKKCRKRKYPAESSAKRDLGRQERIDNDSRKPGSKDLSTVKHIVEAETEYVFNVTTPDGNGELQCVIGGVLTSVVIDSGSKYNLLSESVWASLKSRKVMVSGQTKEVSKVFKAYGGNELPVIGAFTAIVQLGDHSRPAEFYVVQGSGKILIGRDTATEMGVLKISTSVNKVDAGPPATAENQPSTTVERPSNINEPPSSHLGTIKDMIVDIPINPEVTPVIQPYRRIPVALENLVDRKIDELLAQGVIEKVNEPSKWVSPMVVVPKGDDVRICVDMRRANEAVARENHPLPTIEDFLPHLAKAKVFSRLDVKNAFHQVEISQKSREITTFITRRGLYRYTRLMFGINCAPELFQKIMEQILCGCEGCVNFIDDVIVFGADQEEHDARLQMVLRRMSDMNVLLNNSKCVYGVTELKFLGHFLSDNGITPDSDKLESIKNFREPKTAEETRSFLGLVNYVGKFIPNLATLTEPLRQLTRHQSKFVWNREHQTAFEELKRHLMNPCTLGYFDGDDRTQLIADASPVGLGAVLIQINDKGPRIISYASRSLTDVEKRYAQIEKEALALVWAVERFHYYLFGRSFDLITDHKPLEAIFGPKSKPCARIERWVVRLLTYKGRVIYRPGKSNIADPLSRLAVTSEQSGKPFEEYTEHYVNWVAINAAPVALKLTEIEQESERDEAIKAVGIGLQQGEWCEAATPFKLFCSELCFAGKILLRGTRMVIPENLRARTLDLAHEGHPGMTIMKQRLRAKVWWPKLDTQVEKYVKGCRGCALVAAPAPPEPMKRKELPSQPWQHVAIDFLGPLPSGHYLFVVVDYFSRYIEVEIMKKTDSTETIKRLSTIFARFGLPVTVTADNGPQFTSEEFRNYCESSNIKLISTTPYWPQQNGEVERQNRSILKRLSISQATNTDWVSELNKYLLMYRSSPHSTTGKTPSEMLFGYNIRDKVPSINQPKEIDEETADRDREKKEKGKLYADERRNAKPNSITEGDKVLVKRMTKPNKLATTFEPVVYDVIKRKGGDVVVASEDTGTAYRRHVSHLQRVIGEGEPGGTCVNPSNLQGSGATKRSAVDLPETESRSKRPTRQPGYLRDYV